One Streptomyces sp. 840.1 genomic window, CGCCACCCGATCACCCGCCAGGTCGTCGAGACCCCGCAGCACTTCATGCTGCGGGTGGCCGCCGGGCTCGCGGAGGACGACTCCGAGCGCGCCCTGGACGAGGTCGCGGCCCTGTACCGGCTGATGAGCCGGCTGGACTACCTGCCCTCCTCGCCCACGCTCTTCAACTCCGGCACCCGGCACCCGCAGATGTCCTCCTGCTACCTGCTGGATTCGCCGCTGGACGAGCTGGACTCGATCTACGACCGCTACCACCAGGTGGCGCGGCTGTCGAAGCACGCGGGCGGCATCGGCCTCTCGTACTCCCGCATCCGGGCCCGCGGTTCACTGATCCGGGGCACCAACGGGCACTCCAACGGCATCGTGCCGTTCCTCAAGACGCTCGACGCCTCCGTCGCCGCGGTCAACCAGGGCGGCCGGCGCAAGGGCGCCGCCGCGGTCTACCTGGAGACCTGGCACGCGGACATCGAGGAGTTCCTGGAGCTGCGCGACAACACGGGCGAGGACCAGCGGCGCACGCACAACCTGAACCTGGCGCACTGGATCCCGGACGAGTTCATGCGCCGGGTCGACGCGGACTCCGCCTGGTCGCTGTTCTCCCCGGCCGACGTGCCCGAGCTGGTCGACCTGTGGGGCGACGCGTTCGACGCCGCCTACCGCGCGGCCGAGGCCAAGGGCCTGGCCCGCAAGACGATGCCGGCCCGTGAGCTGTACGGCCGGATGATGCGGACCCTCGCCCAGACCGGCCAGGGCTGGATGACGTTCAAGGACGCCTCCAACCGGACCGCGAACCAGACCGCCGAGCCGGGCCGCGTCGTGCACTCCTCGAACCTGTGCACCGAGATCCTCGAAGTCACCGACGACGGCGAGACGGCCGTCTGCAACCTGGGTTCGGTCAACCTCGGCGCGTTCGTCGAGGGCGGCGCGATCGACTGGGAGCGCCTCGACGCCACCGTGCGCACCGCCGTGACCTTCCTGGACCGGGTCGTCGACATCAACTTCTACCCGACCGAGCAGGCCGGCCGGTCCAACGCCCGCTGGCGGCCGGTGGGGCTGGGCGCGATGGGTCTCCAGGACGTCTTCTTCCAGCTGCGGCTGCCCTTCGACTCCCCCGAGGCCCGCGCGCTCTCCACGAAGATCTCCGAGCGGATCATGCTCGCCGCCTACGAGGCGTCCTGCGATCTCGCGGAGCGCTCCGGCCCGCTGCCCGCCTGGTCCGAGACGCGTGCCGCCCGCGGCGTGCTGCACCCGGACCACTACGCCACCGAGCTGAACTGGCCGGAGCGCTGGGACGCGCTGCGCGCCCGGGTCGCGAAGACCGGCATGCGCAACTCTCTGCTCCTGGCCATCGCGCCGACCGCGACCATCGCCTCGATCGCGGGTGTGTACGAGTGCATCGAGCCGCAGGTCTCCAACCTCTTCAAGCGCGAGACGCTCAGCGGTGAGTTCCTCCAGGTCAACGCCTACCTCGTGGACGAGCTGAAGAAGCTCGGCGTGTGGGACGCGCGCACCCGGGAGGCGCTGCGCGAGGCCAGCGGCTCGGTGCAGGGCTTCGCGTGGATCCCCGAGGACGTGCGGGCGCTGTACCGCACCGCGTGGGAGATCCCGCAGCGCGGCCTGATCGACATGGCGGCCGCCCGTACGCCGTTCCTGGACCAGAGCCAGTCGCTGAACCTGTTCCTGGAGACGCCGACGATCGGCAAGCTCTCCTCGATGTACGCGTACGCCTGGAAGCAGGGGCTGAAGACGACGTACTACCTGCGCTCGCGCCCGGCGACGCGGATCGCCCGTGCGGCGTCCGGCCAGGCCGCGGCCGCCGCCCCCATTCCCGTACAGCAGGCGGCCGCGCCCGACGCGGACGCGATCGCCTGCTCCCTCGAAAACCCCGAGTCCTGCGAGGCCTGCCAGTAATGAGCGCATCCGAGAACAAGAACCTGCTGGACCCGGGCTTCGAACTGACCCTGCGGCCCATGCGCTACCCGGACTTCTACGAGCGCTACCGGGACGCGATCAAGAACACCTGGACGGTGGAGGAGGTCGACCTGCACTCCGACGTCTCCGACCTCGCCAAGCTGTCGCCGGGCGAGCAGCACATGATCGGGCGGCTCGTCGCGTTCTTCGCGACCGGTGACTCGATCGTCTCCAACAACCTCGTGCTGACGCTGTACAAGCACATCAACTCCCCCGAGGCGCGGCTCTACCTGTCGCGGCAGCTGTTCGAGGAGGCCGTGCACGTCCAGTTCTATCTGACGCTGCTCGACACCTATCTGCCCGACCCGGACGACCGGGCGGCGGCCTTCGACGCGGTCGAGGAGATTCCCTCGATCCGTGAGAAGGCGCAGTTCTGCTTCAAGTGGATGGACTCGGTCGAGAAGATCGACCGGCTGGAGACGAAGGCCGACCGCCGCCGCTTCCTGCTGAACCTGATCTGCTTCGCGGCGTGCATCGAGGGGCTGTTCTTCTACGGCGCGTTCGCCTACGTCTACTGGTTCCGCTCGCGCGGCCTGCTGCACGGCCTCGCCACGGGGACGAACTGGGTCTTCCGCGACGAGACCATGCACATGAGCTTCGCGTTCGAGGTCGTGGACACCGTCCGTAAGGAGGAGCCCGAACTCTTCGACGACGCCCTCCAGCAGCAGGTCACCGACATGCTGAAGGAGGCCGTCGAGGCGGAGCTGCAGTTCGGCCGCGACCTGTGCGGCGAGGGCCTGCCGGGCATGAACACCGAGTCCATGCGCGAGTACCTGGAGTGCGTCGCCGACCAGCGGCTCGCCCGGCTGGGCTTCCCCGCGGTGTACGGATCGCAGAACCCGTTCTCGTTCATGGAGCTCCAGGGCGTCCAGGAGCTCACGAACTTCTTCGAGCGCCGCCCGTCTGCCTACCAGGTGGCGGTCGAGGGCACGGTCGGCTTCGACGACGAGTTCTAGGACCTGCCCTTTCCCGGCGGGGCTCAGACCCTCGCCCAGCTCCTCAACGGCGGACGCCGTGCGGCCTTCACCGGCTGCGCGGCGTCCGCCGTTTCCGGTGGTGCCGTTCTCCGGCTCCGTTCCGCGTCCCGGAGCTCGCGGCCGATGCGGAGCTCGCGGGCGATCCCGATCAGCGCCGGGAGCAGGACGAGGACGATAAGAGCGGATATGCCCAGGACGTTCTGGAATGTGTTCATGCCTCTACTGTCGTCCGTCCGAGCAGAATCCGGCAGTGGCAGGACTGTCATGGAGCATCGAATTACTGCCACACTGGGGCCATGCTGAAAAACGTCGCCGTCCTGCTGCTCGACGAGGTCCACCCCTTCGAACTCGGCGTGCTCTGCGAGGTGTTCGGGCTCGACCGCAGCGAGGAGGGCCTGCCGGTGCACGATTTCGCCGTGGTCTCCGCCGACGGCCCGGTGCTCCAGACCCACGCGGGGTTCACCATCAGCACCCCGCACGGCCTCGACCGCCTGGAGGAGGCCGACCTCATCGCCGTGCCGGCCGGCAGCCACTTCATGGACCGGGAGTACCCGCAGGAGGTGCTGGAGGCCCTGCGCCGGGCCGTGGACCGAGGCGCCCGGGTGCTGAGTGTCTGCTCGGGTGCGTTCGTGCTGGGCGCGGCCGGACTGCTGGACGGCCGTCGCTGCACCACGCACTGGCGCCACTCCGACGCGCTGGCCCGCCGCTTCCCGCGCGCCTGTGTCGAGCCCGACGTGCTGTACGTGGACGAGGGCTCCGTCATCACTTCGGCGGGCACGGCCGCGGGCATCGACGCCTGTCTGCACCTGGTCCGCCAGGCGTACGGGCCCGCCGCCGCCAACACCATCGCCCGCCGCATGGTGGTGCCGCCGCACCGCGACGGCGGGCAGGCGCAGTACATCCAGCGGCCGCTGCCCCGCGACCGCTGCGACACGGTCGGCGACACCCTCGTCTGGATGGAGCGGCATCTGAACCAGGAGATGACCGTCGAGCAGCTCGCCGCCCAGGCGCACATGTCGCCGCGCACCTTCGCCCGGCGCTTCCAGCAGGAGACGGGCACCACGCCGTACCGCTGGCTGCTGCGCCAGAGGGTGCTGCTGGCCCAGCACCTCCTGGAGACATCGGACGAAACGATGGACACGATCGCGGGACTGGCGGGCTTCGGCAACGCCGCAGCCCTGCGCCACCAGTTCGTACGTTCACTGGGCACCACGCCGAACGCGTACCGGCGGACCTTCCGCGGACCCTCGGACCTGACCGAAGTCGCCTGACCCCGGCCGCGTTGACATCCGATCATTCGTCCAACCGTTTCCCTCACCTGTCCATGGACCGGGGCCCGGCGGCGGGCCCAGGGTCGGACGATGGACATCCGGACGGCAGGACGAAGGACCATCGGGGCCGTGGTGGCCGCGCTCGCCGCCACTCTGCTGCCCTGGCAGAGCGCTGCGGCCGTGGACGGACCGGGCGCCGCCCCTCCGCCCGAGGTGCTGCCCTCGCTGCGGCAGTGGCAGCCCGCCGAGGGGGAGTTCACCCTCACCGACCGGGCCAGGATCGTGCTGGACGGGGTGCGGGAGCAGCGCACCGCCGATGACGCGAAGCGGTTCGCGGGCGAGCTGAAGGGCGGCGCTGCGGTGTCCCGGGGGCGGGCACGGGCCGGCGACGTGGTGCTGCGCCAGGACGCCTCCCTGAAGGGGTCGCTGGGCACGGAGGGCTACCGGCTCGACGTCGGGGACCGGGTCACGGTCACGGCGGCGACCTCCACGGGCGTGTTCTACGGCTCACGCACCGTTCTCCAGCTGCTGAACGACGACGGCCGCGCGGCCCGGGGCTCGGCGACCGACGTGCCGGCGTACCGGGAGCGCGGGGTCGGGGTCTGCGCCTGCTACATCAACGTGTCCCTCCCCTGGTTCGAGCGGCTGATGAAGGACATGGCCTCGCAGAAGCTCAACCAGCTCTGGATCGAGGCGAAGGTCAGGAGCGACACCGACCCGGAGTCCGCTTTCTGGGGCTACTACACCAAGCCGCAGATCCGCTCGCTGGCCGCGACGGCGAAGAAGTACCACATCGAGCTGGTGCCGGAGATCAACTCCCCCGGTCACATGGACACCTATCTGGAGAACCACCCCGAGCTCCAGCTCAAGGACAAGGACGGCGTCGCCTCGCCGCCCCGGCTGGACATCTCGCGGCCCGAGGCGCTGACGTACTACACGTCCCTGGTGGACGAGGCCCTGAAGGTGTGGGACACCCGTACCTGGCACATGGGCGCCGACGAGTACATGATCGGCTCCTCGTATCCGGACTACCCGCAGCTCCAGGCGGCCGCGATCGCGAAGTTCGGCGCGTCGGCCACCCCCGACGACCTCTTCGTCGACTTCATCAACCAGGTCAACGCACATGTGAAGGCCGGCGGCCGGTCACTGCGGATCTGGAACGACGGGCTGACCGGCCACAACGCCGCCGTGCCGCTGGACCGCGACATCGCCGTCGAGCACTGGCTGGGCGGCGGCGCCATCCAGCAGCCGTCCGAACTGCTGGCCGAGGGCCGTCCGGTGATGAACTCCGCCTACTCCCTCTACCTGGTGCGCGGCGGCTTCACGATGGACACGCGCAAGCTGTACGAGAGCGACTGGACGCCACTGAGCTTCGAGGGCGAGACGCTGCCGGCCACGGCGGCGAACCTGACCGGCGCGAAGATCAGCCTCTGGCCGGACAGCGCGGCCGCCGAGACCGAGAACGAGGTCGAGGTGAAGGTCTTCATGCCGCTGCGCTTCATCGCCCAGGCCACCTGGGGCGGCCCGAAGCCGAGTGACACGTACGCCGGTTTCGAGGCCCTGGCCCGGCGGATCGGTCACGCGCCCGGCTGGGCGAACACCGACCGCGCCCCGCTCCCCGACGGCACGTACCGGCTGACGTCCGGCGCGAAGGCGCTCGCGCCCGGCGCGGACTCCGGGGTGGCGCTGACCCGGGGCGCGACGGCGGGCTGGACGCTCACCGCGACCGCCGACGGGTACTACACCGTCCGCTCGGCCGGGAACGGGACGTGTCTGGACGCGGTACGGGGGAAGAAGTACCTGGGCGCCCCGCTGGAGGTGGGTGCCGAGCTGTCGCTCGGGACCTGCTCGGCGGGGGCGCGCACCCAGCGCTGGCAGCTGGACACCGGGGCCGGTGCGCTGGTCCTGCGCAACGCCGTCTCGCAGCTCCGGCTGACGGAGCGGGCCGAGGACGGCGCGGCGGTACAGACGACGGGCGGGGCGCGCCTGACAGCGAAGTCCGCCTGACGCGCGACTGTGGGGCCCGCCGTGACGGCGGGCCCCACACGTGCGCCGGAGCTCAGATACCGCAGTTCGGCGCCGACCAGAAGTGGCTCGGGCCCTGGTTCACGTGCACGTGGTCGTTGTGGTCCGGGTACCCCGGGCCGAGGATGCCGTTGAACCCGTGGTTACGGGCCTCCTTGGCCAGCGTGCAGAAGGCGATGCCGCCGAGGTCGGCCGCGTCGCCGTACAGGTGCCGGCTGTTCGAGGCGCCACCCACCGAACTGTTGCAGGAGGTGGAGCGGAAACCGCTGTTGACGGTGATGGGGTGGTCGCCGAGCGCGTGGCGCAGCGCCTCCAGTTTCCACATGGTGCTGAGCGCGTTGGCCTTCGCCGTTCCCGCCGCGACCGCGCCTCCGGCCCAGGTGCTGTTGCACTTGTTGAGTTCGGCGTAGGTGAAGTGGACGGGCGTGCAGTCGTTGTCCTGGAGGGCGTAGAGCTTGGCCTGGGTGGCCGGGCCCGCGACGCCGTCGGCGGCCAGCCCGTAGGCGGCCTGGAAGCGCTTGACGGCGGCCGTGGTGGCCGGTCCGTAGGAGCCGTCGACGGCGAGTACGGAGTTGTACCCGGGGTATCCGGCGACCCTGATCTGGAGCTGGACGACATCGTTGCCGGTGGCGCCCGGCGAGAGGGTCCGGGTCCAGGTGTAGCAGCCGTCGGCCTGGGCGGTGCCGGCCGTGACCACGGCCCCGCCCAGCGCGAAAGCCATGGTCATGACAAGGCCGAGCAGAAGTCTCGCGGAACGTCTGAGCATGGGGGCTCCCTACCACGACGAAGGTGTGAGCAGAGAGACTGTCGGACGAGTCGACGCGCGTCAACTACGCCCAGGAGAAGGCTGGTTGACGGGCGGGAGACAGTGCGGAGCCCTGCCCCGGCGTACCGGAACAGGGCTCCGCGAGGCTGCGCGCGCCGGTGTCAGTCGTTCGGCACGATCTCGTAGCGCGGGGTGTTCTCCTCCATCTGCCGGAGCGCGTCCTTGCGGTCGCGCTTGGAGAGCCGGTCGATGTACAGGTACCCGTACAGGTGGTCCGTCTCGTGCTGGAGGCAGCGGGCGAAGTAGCCGTTGCCCCGCACCTTGACCGGATTGCCCTTCGCGTCCTGTCCGCGCACCACCGCGTAGTCCGGGCGGGCCAGCGAGGCGTACGCCGTCGGGACCGAGAGGCAGCCCTCGTTGGAGTCGTCCAGGACGCGCTCCTCGGGCGCCAGCTCTTCCAGCACCGGGTTGCAGATGACGCCGGTGTGCCGCACGCCGTCGTCGTCCGGGCAGTCGTAGACGAAGACCTTGAGGTCGACGCCGATCTGGTTGGCGGCCAGGCCCACGCCCTCCGCCGTCCGCTGGCTGGCGAACATGTCGTCGATCAGCGTGGCCAGCTTCTCGTCGAACGCGGTGACGTCCTTGCACTCCTTGTGCAGGACCGGGTTGCCCACCACCGTGATCGGGCGCGAGGTGCCGCGCTCGCGGTAGGCCGCCTCACGCGCCTCGCAGTCCTCGGTGTCGACGAGGAAGCCCTCGTCGTCGACGCCGTCGACGCTGATCTGCTCGTCCGTCTGGTGCTGCGCCATGTCCGCCGTACGCCTTCCTCACAACGTGAAACCCGGGATCCGCGGCTCGCGAGGACCCGGGCACCCGAACACCGGAATCGGTGCGCACACAGCCTACGGGTAGCGGTCAGCAGACCTCTTCCAGATCCCGCCACTCGCGGCTGTCCGGACTGTCCGCGACCCATCCGTCCAGCAGTCCGCGCACCAGCCCCGCGGGCGCCGCGAGCCCGCACTCACGCTCCGGCACCCACAGCTCACCCGCGGTGCGGTGGCCCAGCGGGCCGGGGTGGCCCGGCTCACTGTGGTCGTGCGGGTCCAGGTGCTCGCCGTCACCCTCGTCGCTCTCCATCCGGCTCTCCGAGCAGGCCCGGCAGAGCAGCCGGACGGACGAGGACCAGTCCTCGGCGGCGAAACCGGCGTCGGAGGCCAGCTGCTCCAGGGCGTCCCGGTCCGCCTCGGTGGCGGCTTCGAGGAGCACCACCCAGGTCGGCACAGGGGACGGCGCCCACAGCTCGATCTCGTCGAACACGGGATAGGAGGGCCCGGCCGCGGTGATCCGTTCACCGTTCGGCACCCCGTCGTGCAGCACGACCTCGCCCCAGCGCCGCCCGGAGGACGGCAGCGGGATCGACAGCACTTCCATCCGCGCCGGGTCCAGCCTGCGGCCCCACACGACCTCGGCCTCGCCCTCCGGCGACAGCCTCACGGCTGCGCTGCCCAGGTCCAGGCCGACCGGCTCACTGTGGGAGGCGGGGGTCTGCTGCCCGCCTCCGGGCACCCTCAGCCCGTACGCCTGCCAGGCCCGGCGCGCCAGCGGCCAGTCCTGCAGCGCGGTGGCCGCGATCCCGACGTTCCACCAGTCGGGAGCGCCGGATTCCTTGTCGAGCAGCGCCACGGCGCGCAGCCCGGCGGCCCGCGCCTGCTCCCAGTCATGCCGGAACTTGTGCAGCAGCGCCAGGTTGAACCATGACTCGGAGAGCCAGGGCTCCAGGTCCGCCGCACGCGTCAGCAGTGCGCCCGCGTCCTCGTACCGGCCGTCGCCGATCAGCGTGAACGCGCGGTCCGTGGCCTGCCGCCAAGAGGCGGAGGGCCGATGCCGTACCTTCCCGAAGATCCTCACGATTCCCGCCTGTCCCGACTGGACACCCTCGTTTTCCGCTCTCCTTCGCATCCAACCATGCCTGGCCGGACGCCCGCTCATTACCCATGGGTTACCCAGGCGGGACGGGGGTCAGACCGCCCCTGGCCAGAACCCGGGCAAGCGATTCCACGACCTGGGGCTGGTAGTCGTGGCCGGTCCCGAGCCTGAGCCGTTCCAGCGCGCCGAGCGGCCCGCCGGCGCTGTCCCCGCACAGGTCGTCGTACGCGTTGACCGCCCTGACGATCCTGGCGGACAGCGGCTGCTCGCGGAAGGGGTCAGCCTGCTGCTCCACGACGACGGCGACCCTCGCGTCCACCCCGGTCTGGCGGACCACGGCCCCACCGAGCAGCGCGATCCGGCGCTGCTCGGCGGCCGGCAGGGTGGCGGTGGCCCCCTCCGGGACCGGGTCGACCAGCGAGAGCTGCCCGATGTCGTGCATCAGGGCCGCGTACTCCAGGACCGTGAGATCGGGCCCGGAGAGTCCCAGCTCACGGCCGACGGCCGTGCAGAGCGCCGCCACCCTGCGGGCGTGGCCGTGCGGGGTGTACCCGGCGATCTCGGTGGAGCGGGCCAGCGAGGCGATGGTCTGCCGGTAGGTGGTGCGCACGGCGGCGTAGCGGCGGAACGAGAGCTGGGTGAGCAGCAGCGGTACGCACAGGACGGGCAGCGCCCACAGCCCGGCCGCGGCGACCCCGAGCGCCATCACCGCGCCGGTCGCGCAGACCGCAGATCCGATGCCGATCAGGGCCCGCAGCTCGTCGCGGAGCAGCGGGCCGTACGGGACGGTGGTGCCGGCCCGCAGCACCAGGGCGCCCAGGACGGCGTCGCACAGCGCGGTGAGGCCGAGCAGCAGGAGCAGGAAGGCCGCGTAGTACGGGCCGTCACCGAACCAGGTCTCGGACCGGCCGGAGTTGTAGAGCGGCTGGAAGCACACGGCCGCGAAGCCCACGGTCAGGATGCGGCGTGCCACCTGGTCCGGTCCGGGCCCGCTGCCGCGTGCGACATGGGGCACGGAGGCGACGAGCTGGGCCGCGACGAGCACGGCGATCACCTGGAGGGCGCCCTGGCCGGTGGGCTCCCCGCCGCTGCGCCCGAGCAGGGCGTACGCGAGGGCTCCGGCGGCGCCGAGCGGCGCGGGCTCCCGCTCCCCGGGCAGGGCGCCCCAGCGGGCCAGCTCACCGATGGCGATGAGCACCCCGAAGGCGAGGGCGTGGCCCGGGTCGTGGATCCCGTGCCAGAGGGTGTGCCCGAGCGCGGCGGCGGTGAGCGCGAGAGCGGCGCCGCGCACGACCGGGGTGACGGGTGCCGGCCGGACCCGCTGCGCCCTCACCGCCGCCGGCCCGGCCGTCGGGAGGCCGGCGGGGGCGGCACGCCGCATCCGGCCCCGCCGTCCGCCGGATCCGGCGAAGGGCCGGGACCGAGCCCGTCCGGCGGCTGCGGACGAGCCGGCTCCCGGGCGGCGCCCGAGCCCCCGCCCGGCTCCCCGGCACGTGCTCCCGGCACCTCCGCCCCCGTCACGGCGGACGACACCCACCCGTGCCGTTCCAGGCCGCGCGCCAGCGCCCGCACCATCTGCGGATCGAACTGGGTGCCGGCGCACCGCCTGAGCTCCTCCACGGCGGCCGGCACCGGGCGCCCCGGCCGGTAGGACCTGGTCGAGGTCATCGCGTCGAAGGCGTCGGCCACGGCGACCACCCGGGCGAACTCGGGGATCTCACGGCCGGTGAGCCCGTACGGGTAGCCGCTGCCGTCGAGCCGTTCGTGGTGGTGCAGGATCGCGGCCCGTGCCTCACCGAGGAATCCGATGCCGCGCACGATCTCGTGCCCGTACTCCGGGTGCAGCTCGATCACCCGGCGCTCGTCCGGGGTCAGCGGCCCGTCCTTGCGCAGCACCCGGGTCGGCACGCCGAGCTTGCCGACGTCGTGCAGGATGCCGGCGAACCGGAGCACTTCGACGCGGTCCCGCGCCATGCCCAGCTCATCGGCGATCAGCACGGAGGCGCGCCCCACGCGCTCGCTGTGGCCCCGGGTGTAGGTGTCCTTGATGTCGACGGCCTGCACCAGGGCCCTGATGGTGGCGCGGTGCGCGGCGTGCTCGCGGTGGTACTGGGCGAAGACCCAGCAGGAGATGTACATCGGCAGCAGGACGAAGAGCGCGGCCAGCGGCCCGTACGAGCTGTTCCACAGGACCGCCATCATCAGTCCGGCGAGGCCGTGCACGAGGTGCGGGCCGAGCGAGCGGGGCAGCAGCCCGCTCCAGGCGCGCCGCAGCGGCAGCTGTTCGGCCGCGGCCAGGATCGAGCCGTCGAGCGCGCTCAGCACCAGGCTGAAGGCGAGGGCGGCCGCGCAGGCGGGCAGCAGCGCGTACGGGAGGTCGGGCAGCCGTCCGGCGCCGGATCCGCCGAGTGCGGCGGGCCCGCCGAGCAGGGCGTGGACCTGGGAGGCCGCCCAGACGGTGAGGGCGAGCTGGGCCGCCCGCCAGATACGGCGGGCGGCGGCCGGGGGGCTGTCCACCCGCCCGGCGAACGAGCCGGGTATCGCGACCAGCGCCGCCGCTCCCGGCGGCAGCAGGAAGGCGGCGGCGAGGAGCAGCGGGAAGAACGATCCGGCGCTGACCGGCACGGAGCTGCCGAAGAAGCGGCAGCGGCCGGGAAGTTCACAGAGCAGGCAGAGCCCGGCGAGCAGTGCGAGGGTGGTCCACGGGGTGCCCGCGCCGGGGCGCAGCGCGGGCAGCACGCAGAGGGTGGCGCAGAGCGCGACGGCCAGGATGTACGCCCGCGCCGCGCCGCGTGTGGCTCTCACCCGTTCCGCCCGCCCCCAGCATCGCCAAATGGAGGCGCCAGGCTAGCGAGTTGGGTGGCCGGGCTCGGTGCCGACGGCCAGGATTAGCACGTTCGGGTGATGCGTCAGTCCTTGGCGGCGGCCGGCAGCTCGCTGTCGGAGACCGTCACGTCCTGCTCGGGCACGGCCTGGCCGGAGCGGATCAGGTCGATCCGCCCCATCACCTTGGAGCGCAGGTCGGTCGGCACGTCGTCCTGACCGCAGCAGCGCTTCACCAGCTTCTTCACGGCCTGCTCGAGGCCGTACTTCTCCAGGCAGGGCGAGCACTCGCCGAAATGCGTCTCGAACTTGGTGCAGTCGCTGTCGGGCATCTCCCGGTCGAGGAACTCGTAGAGGTGGTCAAGGACCTCCGAGCAATCCGTCTCGTGCGGCTCTCCGCAGCTCATGAGCCCGAGCCTTTCCGATCGTCCGACTCACCGGCGCCCGCCGGGACGAGCCCGCGGTCACGGGCGTAGTCCTCCAGCATGCCGCGCAGTTGACGGCGGCCCCGGTGCAGTCGGGACATCACCGTACCGATGGGAGTCCCCATGATGTCCGCGATCTCCTTGTAGGCAAAGCCCTCGACATCGGCAAGATAGACCGCGATGCGGAACTCTTCGGGGATCGCCTGCAGCGCAGACTTCACATCGGAGTCGGGCAGGTGGTCGAGTGCCTGGGACTCGGCGGAGCGCAGACCGGTCGACATGTGCGACTCGGCACGCGCCAGCTGCCAGTCCTCGATCTCCTCGGCCGCACTGCGCTGGGGTTCGCGCTGCTTCTTGCGGTACGAGTTGATGAACGTGTTGGTGAGGATGCGGTACATCCACGCCTTGAGGTTGGTGCCCTCACGGAACTGGTGGAAGGAGCCGTACGCCTTGGCATACGTCTCCTGGACCAGATCCTCGGCATCCGCGGGGTTGCGCGTCATGCGCAGCGCGGCCGAGTACATCTGGTCGAGGAAACCGAGGGCATCGCGCTCGAAGCGCGCGTTGCGCTCGGCGGTCGTCTCCTGCGGGCGGCCGTCGTCGGTCCCTGTGTCGGTCCCAGTGACCGGACCCACCTCCTCCAACGCTGTGGCGGAACCGAAACCGGACCCGCTCGAATCGGAGAATAGTCGACCTTGGTCGAGCGCGGGCTGTCGATCCGATCCGCTCAGTGCCCGCTCGGG contains:
- a CDS encoding ribonucleoside-diphosphate reductase subunit alpha translates to MTIAPADPVSAAESTGPTSDGPGTALLRTLTALTADLPDTDPGRVAGAALRGRNARSDEAELRSLATEAAAGLISEDPAYSRLAARLLTRTIADEAAGQGATSFSASVAAGHREGLIADRTAEFVTLHAAALDALVDQALTDGADDRFGYFGLRTLHSRYLLRHPITRQVVETPQHFMLRVAAGLAEDDSERALDEVAALYRLMSRLDYLPSSPTLFNSGTRHPQMSSCYLLDSPLDELDSIYDRYHQVARLSKHAGGIGLSYSRIRARGSLIRGTNGHSNGIVPFLKTLDASVAAVNQGGRRKGAAAVYLETWHADIEEFLELRDNTGEDQRRTHNLNLAHWIPDEFMRRVDADSAWSLFSPADVPELVDLWGDAFDAAYRAAEAKGLARKTMPARELYGRMMRTLAQTGQGWMTFKDASNRTANQTAEPGRVVHSSNLCTEILEVTDDGETAVCNLGSVNLGAFVEGGAIDWERLDATVRTAVTFLDRVVDINFYPTEQAGRSNARWRPVGLGAMGLQDVFFQLRLPFDSPEARALSTKISERIMLAAYEASCDLAERSGPLPAWSETRAARGVLHPDHYATELNWPERWDALRARVAKTGMRNSLLLAIAPTATIASIAGVYECIEPQVSNLFKRETLSGEFLQVNAYLVDELKKLGVWDARTREALREASGSVQGFAWIPEDVRALYRTAWEIPQRGLIDMAAARTPFLDQSQSLNLFLETPTIGKLSSMYAYAWKQGLKTTYYLRSRPATRIARAASGQAAAAAPIPVQQAAAPDADAIACSLENPESCEACQ
- a CDS encoding ribonucleotide-diphosphate reductase subunit beta, giving the protein MSASENKNLLDPGFELTLRPMRYPDFYERYRDAIKNTWTVEEVDLHSDVSDLAKLSPGEQHMIGRLVAFFATGDSIVSNNLVLTLYKHINSPEARLYLSRQLFEEAVHVQFYLTLLDTYLPDPDDRAAAFDAVEEIPSIREKAQFCFKWMDSVEKIDRLETKADRRRFLLNLICFAACIEGLFFYGAFAYVYWFRSRGLLHGLATGTNWVFRDETMHMSFAFEVVDTVRKEEPELFDDALQQQVTDMLKEAVEAELQFGRDLCGEGLPGMNTESMREYLECVADQRLARLGFPAVYGSQNPFSFMELQGVQELTNFFERRPSAYQVAVEGTVGFDDEF
- a CDS encoding helix-turn-helix domain-containing protein yields the protein MLKNVAVLLLDEVHPFELGVLCEVFGLDRSEEGLPVHDFAVVSADGPVLQTHAGFTISTPHGLDRLEEADLIAVPAGSHFMDREYPQEVLEALRRAVDRGARVLSVCSGAFVLGAAGLLDGRRCTTHWRHSDALARRFPRACVEPDVLYVDEGSVITSAGTAAGIDACLHLVRQAYGPAAANTIARRMVVPPHRDGGQAQYIQRPLPRDRCDTVGDTLVWMERHLNQEMTVEQLAAQAHMSPRTFARRFQQETGTTPYRWLLRQRVLLAQHLLETSDETMDTIAGLAGFGNAAALRHQFVRSLGTTPNAYRRTFRGPSDLTEVA
- a CDS encoding family 20 glycosylhydrolase: MDIRTAGRRTIGAVVAALAATLLPWQSAAAVDGPGAAPPPEVLPSLRQWQPAEGEFTLTDRARIVLDGVREQRTADDAKRFAGELKGGAAVSRGRARAGDVVLRQDASLKGSLGTEGYRLDVGDRVTVTAATSTGVFYGSRTVLQLLNDDGRAARGSATDVPAYRERGVGVCACYINVSLPWFERLMKDMASQKLNQLWIEAKVRSDTDPESAFWGYYTKPQIRSLAATAKKYHIELVPEINSPGHMDTYLENHPELQLKDKDGVASPPRLDISRPEALTYYTSLVDEALKVWDTRTWHMGADEYMIGSSYPDYPQLQAAAIAKFGASATPDDLFVDFINQVNAHVKAGGRSLRIWNDGLTGHNAAVPLDRDIAVEHWLGGGAIQQPSELLAEGRPVMNSAYSLYLVRGGFTMDTRKLYESDWTPLSFEGETLPATAANLTGAKISLWPDSAAAETENEVEVKVFMPLRFIAQATWGGPKPSDTYAGFEALARRIGHAPGWANTDRAPLPDGTYRLTSGAKALAPGADSGVALTRGATAGWTLTATADGYYTVRSAGNGTCLDAVRGKKYLGAPLEVGAELSLGTCSAGARTQRWQLDTGAGALVLRNAVSQLRLTERAEDGAAVQTTGGARLTAKSA
- a CDS encoding D-Ala-D-Ala carboxypeptidase family metallohydrolase; its protein translation is MLRRSARLLLGLVMTMAFALGGAVVTAGTAQADGCYTWTRTLSPGATGNDVVQLQIRVAGYPGYNSVLAVDGSYGPATTAAVKRFQAAYGLAADGVAGPATQAKLYALQDNDCTPVHFTYAELNKCNSTWAGGAVAAGTAKANALSTMWKLEALRHALGDHPITVNSGFRSTSCNSSVGGASNSRHLYGDAADLGGIAFCTLAKEARNHGFNGILGPGYPDHNDHVHVNQGPSHFWSAPNCGI
- the def gene encoding peptide deformylase translates to MAQHQTDEQISVDGVDDEGFLVDTEDCEAREAAYRERGTSRPITVVGNPVLHKECKDVTAFDEKLATLIDDMFASQRTAEGVGLAANQIGVDLKVFVYDCPDDDGVRHTGVICNPVLEELAPEERVLDDSNEGCLSVPTAYASLARPDYAVVRGQDAKGNPVKVRGNGYFARCLQHETDHLYGYLYIDRLSKRDRKDALRQMEENTPRYEIVPND